From Acidihalobacter aeolianus, a single genomic window includes:
- a CDS encoding acetoin utilization protein AcuC, with product MTAGADAGSPRAVLIAAARYRRHSYGNNHPLDIPRVSLTLDLIRSYGALNEAEYLESRRALPAELEWFHTRDYVSAMQRCEALGKVTDRYRQRHNIGNLENPYFQDFFATPATATGGSIQGAEQLLAGRVAFSPAGGMHHAMPDRAQGFCFFNDAALAVMRLRRAGLRVLYVDIDAHHGDGVEHALRDDPEAFTLSLHMDTEKAYPFAGGGIEDVSGGNAVNLPLPPGTHDDEYRHAFARVWPAVMDAVRPDAVVLQAGTDPIMPDPLGKFRLSTQAFVDVVAQIRDDAPRHANGTPRLLVIGGGGYHPLVLARCWTGLWALLSGRTLPAEIPPDGQALLAEVRWGAEDPDDDDDDEEEQVERFGTPYHELLSRRFDRPQHGPLRAEVVQRVDRLLDSHPLFRQAASRPAAAASTITPRSPELP from the coding sequence GTGACCGCCGGAGCCGATGCCGGTTCGCCGCGCGCGGTACTCATCGCCGCCGCGCGCTACCGCCGCCACAGCTACGGCAACAACCATCCGCTGGACATCCCGCGCGTGTCGCTGACCCTCGATCTCATCCGCAGCTACGGTGCGCTGAACGAGGCCGAGTACCTGGAATCGCGCCGCGCACTGCCGGCCGAGCTGGAATGGTTCCACACCCGCGACTACGTGAGCGCCATGCAGCGCTGCGAGGCGCTGGGCAAGGTCACCGACCGTTACCGGCAGCGACACAACATCGGCAATCTCGAGAATCCGTACTTCCAGGACTTCTTCGCCACCCCGGCGACCGCCACCGGCGGCAGCATCCAGGGCGCCGAGCAGCTGCTGGCCGGGCGGGTGGCCTTCAGTCCCGCGGGCGGCATGCACCATGCGATGCCCGACCGTGCGCAGGGATTCTGTTTCTTCAACGATGCGGCGCTCGCGGTCATGCGGCTGCGCCGCGCCGGCCTGCGCGTGCTCTACGTGGACATCGACGCGCACCACGGCGACGGCGTGGAGCATGCCCTGCGCGACGATCCCGAGGCTTTCACCCTGTCGCTGCACATGGACACCGAGAAGGCCTATCCCTTCGCCGGCGGGGGTATAGAGGACGTCAGTGGGGGCAACGCCGTCAACCTGCCGCTGCCCCCGGGTACTCACGACGACGAATACCGCCATGCCTTCGCCCGCGTGTGGCCCGCGGTGATGGACGCGGTGCGTCCGGATGCGGTGGTGCTGCAGGCGGGCACCGACCCGATCATGCCCGACCCACTGGGCAAGTTCCGGCTCTCGACCCAGGCCTTTGTCGATGTCGTCGCGCAGATCCGGGACGACGCGCCAAGACACGCGAACGGCACGCCGCGTCTGCTGGTGATCGGCGGAGGCGGCTATCATCCCCTGGTGCTGGCGCGCTGCTGGACCGGCCTCTGGGCGCTGCTCAGCGGGCGTACGCTGCCGGCCGAGATCCCGCCGGACGGGCAGGCCCTGCTGGCGGAGGTGCGCTGGGGCGCCGAGGATCCGGACGACGACGACGACGACGAGGAAGAACAGGTCGAACGTTTCGGCACGCCCTATCATGAACTGCTGAGCCGCCGTTTCGACCGCCCGCAGCACGGGCCGCTGCGCGCGGAGGTGGTACAACGGGTCGACCGGCTGCTGGACAGCCACCCCCTGTTTCGCCAGGCCGCGTCGCGCCCCGCCGCGGCGGCCTCAACCATTACGCCGAGGAGCCCTGAACTGCCGTGA
- a CDS encoding endonuclease MutS2 — protein MQADLKPLEFHAIRRLLERLTATPYGADAARGLEPAPDAEVARRMQGAVDAARRLLDAGRRPPLGALPDVRAALRQASTVGASLSGQALFNLQEVMAACARLAEALREDAGIYPGRLDDLRPPAPLVERLERTLVGAGTLRDDANEALAALFAERRQLRDEAESVVRQRMQRADIAALFADGGKVGWHNERAVLSVRAAEAERIKGVRRGSALGGRDVVVEPMEAVPANNRLETVMGRIGTEQQRLFRDVTAQVREHVEALQAMLSALTWIDLALAAGRMSQAMNAHAPRLSDAAEVELNDAYHPLLLVQFADGSGVQPVPLTIRLDPQDRLLVITGPNTGGKTVALKTLGLLVAMAHCGLHIPAERDCVVGCYTRLIVDVGDHQSLYHHLSTFAGHVEVLKRVLDEADGSTLVLLDELGTGTDPEEGAALAMAVLDELGARGVQGVVNTHLSPLKEYAADRPGVRNASMHFDTETLRPTYRLRIGVPGKSLGLLIAEQNGLPAALVAGAREHLQRLADGHG, from the coding sequence GTGCAAGCCGATCTCAAACCGCTGGAATTCCATGCCATCCGCCGCCTGCTGGAACGCCTGACCGCGACGCCCTATGGCGCCGACGCCGCCCGCGGCCTGGAGCCCGCGCCCGACGCCGAGGTGGCGCGTCGCATGCAGGGCGCCGTGGACGCCGCACGCCGACTGCTCGACGCCGGCCGCCGTCCGCCGCTGGGCGCGTTGCCGGACGTGCGCGCGGCGCTGCGGCAGGCCTCGACCGTTGGCGCCTCGCTGTCGGGGCAGGCGTTGTTCAATCTGCAGGAGGTGATGGCGGCCTGCGCCAGGCTGGCCGAGGCCCTGCGCGAGGATGCGGGCATCTATCCCGGCCGCCTCGACGACCTGAGGCCGCCAGCCCCGCTGGTGGAGCGTCTCGAGCGCACTCTGGTGGGCGCCGGCACGCTGCGCGATGACGCTAACGAGGCGCTTGCCGCGCTGTTCGCCGAGCGTCGGCAGCTGCGCGACGAAGCCGAGTCGGTGGTACGCCAGCGCATGCAGCGCGCCGACATCGCCGCGCTGTTCGCCGACGGCGGCAAGGTGGGCTGGCACAACGAGCGCGCGGTGCTGAGCGTGCGTGCGGCCGAAGCGGAGCGGATCAAGGGCGTGCGTCGCGGCAGTGCGCTCGGCGGTCGCGACGTGGTGGTGGAGCCGATGGAGGCGGTGCCCGCGAATAACCGTCTGGAAACCGTGATGGGACGCATCGGCACCGAGCAGCAGCGCTTGTTCCGCGACGTGACCGCCCAGGTGCGCGAACACGTCGAGGCCCTGCAGGCGATGCTTTCGGCGCTGACCTGGATCGACCTGGCGCTGGCCGCCGGGCGCATGAGCCAGGCGATGAACGCGCACGCACCGCGCCTGAGCGATGCCGCCGAGGTCGAGCTCAACGATGCCTATCACCCGCTGCTGCTGGTGCAGTTCGCCGATGGCAGCGGGGTACAGCCCGTACCGCTGACGATCCGTCTCGATCCGCAGGACCGCCTGTTGGTGATCACCGGGCCGAACACCGGCGGCAAGACGGTGGCGCTCAAGACCCTGGGGCTGCTGGTGGCGATGGCGCATTGCGGTCTGCACATCCCGGCGGAGCGGGACTGCGTCGTGGGATGCTATACGCGCCTGATCGTGGACGTGGGCGATCATCAGAGCCTGTACCACCACCTCTCGACCTTCGCCGGACATGTCGAGGTGCTCAAGCGGGTGCTCGACGAGGCGGACGGCAGCACGCTGGTGCTGCTCGACGAACTGGGTACCGGCACGGACCCGGAGGAGGGCGCCGCGCTGGCGATGGCGGTGCTCGACGAACTCGGTGCGCGTGGCGTGCAGGGCGTGGTCAACACCCATCTGTCGCCGCTCAAGGAATATGCCGCCGACCGGCCTGGCGTGCGCAATGCCTCGATGCATTTCGACACCGAGACCCTGCGCCCGACCTACCGGTTGCGCATTGGCGTGCCGGGCAAATCCCTCGGCTTGCTCATCGCCGAGCAGAACGGTCTGCCCGCCGCGCTGGTGGCCGGCGCGCGCGAGCATCTGCAGCGCCTGGCCGACGGACACGGCTGA
- a CDS encoding nitric oxide reductase activation protein NorD produces the protein MSSASDEAETLVRCEEVLQHLEDISFVAQRDARAALPTLEGVDAPTRLYWLEAARDLFFHDREAGKAFMRRTPDLVALWSDVRRWTDQAQSFRQWVNSWAALDGFLAQAGQVYAAWGEAGERGWYDIGMRWCTRSVEDGRTYFEADYENLADGEGLAGIEALMAPADALYEARRLTLETYLPGALIARKVVGTPGLEPWARRGADLMQSGRARGEAYFQLATEEGVRYLLDELPGYRPRQHAKFLQLLLLAWFDELIPLADSDWRPGKGQPMMLCDGRSLLMPAVMEDRDEVIVAALHTAAHLRFDTYAQAEIETLFEVAGSQPPPLDDDQRMTWRPLFAAYGERMFRFQALFDLCEDIRVDSRLGALVPGFLSRLGRLLDRAETPEGAPGHFHAFACAQLRALIAGQGLDARLASLTLPQARLSDAFAVARELFADADFPELAAGERDRSYPPAHGLNTGPAVYPRPRYDELHDAPHADAYAENKATRERQREDQPQQAPGQRQDDPDADINLPRENTSGSGGRIGSGIPMPAKNIRGRGATLETPPGGIPYHEWDYREQRYLNEWAKVHEARLTETESNRAARILEDHAGVLKRMRAALEMQRPSRPAPLRRQPEGDELDMEATVAYVVEKRAGLSPEGLIYRRRAVQHRDTAVLLLADLSTSIMARHPGGHGKVVDRIRSGLILFSEAITSLGDPYAICGFASKHHDNVNYYVIKDFAEPRDHELNARLAALSGRLASRMGAAIRHSIKRFAEVDAHHRLLLLLTDGRPADYDDGGDARYLQDDTRMAMKEARDAGVHPFCITLDPSGGEYLPAIFGPGHFTLVDSVDDLPARLPEIYLRLRR, from the coding sequence ATGAGTTCGGCATCCGACGAAGCGGAAACGCTGGTCCGCTGCGAGGAGGTCCTGCAGCACCTGGAGGACATCAGCTTCGTGGCCCAGCGCGATGCGCGGGCGGCACTGCCGACGCTGGAAGGCGTCGATGCGCCGACCCGGCTGTACTGGCTCGAGGCCGCGCGCGATCTGTTCTTCCACGACCGCGAGGCGGGCAAGGCCTTCATGCGCAGGACGCCCGATCTGGTCGCGCTGTGGTCGGACGTGCGGCGCTGGACCGATCAGGCGCAGTCCTTCCGCCAGTGGGTGAATTCCTGGGCGGCGCTGGACGGATTCCTGGCCCAGGCGGGGCAGGTCTATGCGGCCTGGGGCGAGGCCGGCGAGCGCGGCTGGTACGACATCGGCATGCGTTGGTGCACGCGCAGCGTGGAGGACGGGCGCACCTATTTCGAGGCCGACTACGAAAACCTCGCGGATGGCGAGGGTCTGGCCGGGATCGAGGCGTTGATGGCGCCGGCCGATGCCCTGTACGAAGCGCGCCGGTTGACCCTGGAGACCTATCTGCCGGGCGCGCTGATCGCGCGCAAGGTCGTCGGCACGCCGGGGCTCGAGCCCTGGGCGCGCCGTGGCGCCGATCTGATGCAGTCCGGCCGTGCGCGCGGCGAGGCCTATTTCCAGCTGGCCACCGAAGAGGGCGTGCGCTACCTGCTTGACGAGCTGCCCGGCTACCGCCCGCGTCAGCATGCCAAGTTCCTGCAGCTCCTCCTGCTCGCCTGGTTCGACGAACTGATTCCGCTGGCGGACAGCGACTGGCGCCCGGGCAAGGGGCAGCCGATGATGCTCTGCGACGGGCGCTCGCTGCTGATGCCCGCGGTGATGGAAGACCGCGACGAGGTCATCGTCGCCGCTCTGCACACGGCGGCGCACCTGCGTTTCGACACCTACGCCCAGGCCGAGATAGAGACCTTGTTCGAGGTGGCCGGTTCCCAGCCCCCGCCGCTGGACGACGACCAGCGCATGACCTGGCGTCCCCTATTCGCCGCGTACGGCGAGCGCATGTTCCGTTTTCAGGCTCTGTTCGACCTGTGCGAGGACATTCGGGTGGACAGCCGCCTGGGTGCCCTGGTGCCCGGTTTCCTCAGTCGACTCGGCCGCCTGCTCGATCGGGCCGAGACACCCGAAGGTGCCCCCGGGCATTTCCACGCCTTCGCCTGCGCCCAGTTGCGGGCCCTGATCGCCGGGCAGGGGCTGGATGCGCGCCTCGCCTCGCTCACCTTGCCGCAGGCGCGTCTCAGCGACGCCTTTGCCGTAGCCCGGGAGCTGTTCGCCGATGCGGACTTCCCCGAACTGGCGGCCGGCGAGCGCGACCGGTCCTACCCGCCGGCGCACGGCCTGAATACCGGGCCGGCTGTCTATCCGCGCCCACGCTACGACGAGCTGCACGATGCACCGCATGCCGACGCCTATGCCGAAAACAAGGCCACGCGCGAGCGTCAGCGCGAGGATCAGCCGCAACAGGCGCCGGGGCAGCGTCAGGACGACCCCGACGCGGACATCAACCTGCCGCGCGAGAACACCTCCGGCAGCGGCGGGCGCATCGGTTCGGGCATTCCCATGCCGGCCAAGAACATCCGTGGCCGCGGCGCGACGCTGGAGACGCCGCCGGGCGGCATTCCCTACCATGAATGGGACTACCGCGAGCAGCGTTATCTCAACGAGTGGGCCAAGGTCCACGAGGCGCGCCTGACCGAGACCGAGTCGAACCGCGCGGCACGCATCCTGGAGGACCACGCGGGGGTGCTCAAGCGAATGCGCGCCGCCCTGGAAATGCAGCGGCCCAGCCGGCCCGCGCCACTGCGGCGGCAGCCGGAGGGCGACGAACTCGACATGGAGGCAACGGTGGCCTACGTGGTCGAGAAGCGGGCCGGCCTGTCGCCGGAAGGCCTGATCTACCGCCGGCGTGCGGTACAGCACCGCGACACGGCCGTGCTGTTGCTCGCCGACCTGTCCACCTCGATCATGGCACGCCATCCCGGCGGGCACGGCAAGGTCGTGGACCGCATCCGTTCCGGGTTGATCCTGTTTTCCGAGGCGATCACCAGCCTCGGCGATCCGTACGCGATCTGCGGCTTCGCCTCCAAACATCACGACAACGTCAACTACTACGTGATCAAGGACTTCGCGGAGCCGCGCGACCATGAGCTGAATGCGCGCCTGGCCGCGCTGTCCGGACGCCTCGCCAGCCGCATGGGGGCGGCTATCCGACACTCGATCAAGCGTTTCGCCGAGGTCGATGCCCATCACCGCCTGCTGCTGCTGCTCACCGACGGTCGCCCGGCGGATTACGACGATGGCGGCGATGCGCGCTATCTGCAGGACGACACGCGCATGGCGATGAAGGAGGCGCGCGATGCCGGCGTACACCCCTTCTGCATCACCCTCGACCCGAGCGGCGGGGAATATCTGCCGGCCATCTTCGGGCCCGGGCACTTCACGCTGGTCGACAGCGTCGACGACCTGCCCGCACGGCTGCCCGAGATCTACCTGAGGCTGCGCCGGTGA
- a CDS encoding CbbQ/NirQ/NorQ/GpvN family protein, with translation MDNRVKHERGVERDVIQQPVATRAPFYLPQADEVEIFRAAYSRRLPVMLKGPTGCGKTRFLEHMAHSLRRPLVTVACHEDLTSSDLVGRFLLQGDETVWQDGPLTRAVKEGAIAYLDEIVEARTDTTVVIHPLTDHRRQLPLDKKSRFIEAHDDFMLVISYNPGYQTALKDLKPSTKQRFVGIGFDYPGEELERRIVAGESGCQDTALIERLVAAGRRARALKEHGLEEATSTRALCYVAELIAGGLSPRVAARAAMIAPITDDPALIEALEEIFEAHLGAEA, from the coding sequence ATGGATAACAGGGTCAAGCACGAGCGCGGTGTCGAACGCGACGTGATTCAGCAGCCGGTGGCCACCCGGGCGCCGTTTTATCTGCCGCAGGCCGACGAGGTCGAGATCTTCCGCGCGGCGTACTCACGTCGTCTGCCGGTCATGCTCAAGGGCCCCACCGGCTGCGGCAAGACACGCTTTCTGGAGCACATGGCGCACAGCCTGCGACGGCCGTTGGTCACGGTGGCCTGCCACGAGGATCTGACCAGCTCCGATCTCGTCGGACGTTTCCTGCTGCAGGGCGATGAAACCGTCTGGCAGGACGGGCCGCTGACGCGCGCGGTGAAGGAAGGCGCCATCGCCTACCTCGACGAAATCGTCGAGGCGCGTACCGATACCACCGTGGTCATCCATCCCCTGACCGACCACCGCCGCCAGCTTCCGCTCGACAAGAAGAGCCGCTTCATCGAGGCGCACGACGATTTCATGCTGGTGATCTCCTACAACCCGGGCTATCAGACCGCGCTGAAGGATCTCAAGCCCTCGACCAAGCAGCGCTTCGTCGGCATCGGCTTCGATTATCCGGGCGAGGAGCTCGAGCGTCGCATCGTCGCCGGCGAATCGGGCTGCCAGGATACCGCGCTGATCGAGCGTCTGGTCGCTGCCGGCCGTCGTGCGCGGGCGCTTAAGGAGCACGGCCTGGAGGAGGCGACCTCCACCCGCGCCCTCTGCTACGTCGCCGAACTGATCGCTGGCGGACTGTCGCCGCGCGTCGCGGCCCGGGCCGCCATGATCGCGCCGATCACCGACGATCCCGCGCTGATCGAGGCGCTGGAGGAAATCTTCGAGGCGCATCTCGGCGCCGAAGCCTGA
- a CDS encoding aldo/keto reductase translates to MPGYANAKATQAYARAHIEAGETAEGHYSDFLRARIQLSSLGVGSFGGAADPVVDAQISAIVAEALIKGVNVIDTAAHYRYGRSLAAVGAGVRAAAAQGVPREAMFLMSKGGFLTLRGGPPADMAGWFEREIVAAGLGTREDLAKGVHLLTPEYINYQLELSRHLMGVETLDAFLVDQPEVHIPEIGKEAAHERLAAVFQTLERAVQEKRLRVYGISTFEGLRVETDSPMFESLTAMVGLAERAAQLATGDEHARHHFKIAMMPFNQVMSEGFTRFNTATGQGNVASPIQAAYQLEVYVMASHTLFKGHLAAQSVGPVDEHLPDLANPAQRAMQFNRSTPGLGTSLVGMSTPDHLADLLATAQVPPMPRKDYLAMYQKA, encoded by the coding sequence ATGCCGGGCTATGCCAACGCCAAGGCGACCCAGGCCTACGCGCGTGCACACATCGAGGCCGGAGAGACCGCCGAGGGCCACTACAGCGACTTTCTGCGCGCCCGCATCCAGCTTTCCAGCCTGGGCGTGGGCAGTTTCGGCGGTGCGGCCGACCCGGTGGTCGATGCGCAGATCTCGGCGATCGTCGCCGAGGCGCTGATCAAGGGCGTCAACGTGATCGACACCGCCGCGCACTACCGCTACGGCCGCTCCCTGGCCGCGGTCGGCGCCGGGGTGCGCGCCGCGGCGGCCCAGGGCGTACCGCGCGAGGCCATGTTCCTGATGTCCAAGGGCGGTTTCCTGACCCTGCGCGGCGGACCGCCGGCCGACATGGCCGGTTGGTTCGAGCGCGAGATCGTCGCCGCCGGCCTGGGCACGCGCGAGGACCTGGCCAAGGGCGTGCACCTGCTGACGCCCGAGTACATCAATTACCAGCTCGAGCTTTCGCGTCATCTGATGGGCGTCGAAACGCTCGACGCCTTCCTGGTCGACCAGCCCGAGGTGCATATCCCGGAGATCGGCAAGGAGGCGGCGCACGAGAGGCTCGCGGCCGTGTTCCAGACCCTGGAGCGCGCGGTGCAGGAGAAGCGTCTGCGGGTTTACGGCATCAGCACCTTCGAGGGCTTGCGCGTGGAAACCGACAGCCCGATGTTCGAATCGCTCACCGCGATGGTCGGCCTCGCCGAACGCGCCGCCCAGCTGGCGACCGGCGACGAGCACGCCCGCCATCACTTCAAGATAGCGATGATGCCCTTCAATCAGGTGATGAGCGAGGGCTTCACGCGCTTCAACACGGCCACCGGCCAGGGCAACGTCGCCTCGCCGATCCAGGCGGCGTACCAGCTCGAGGTCTACGTCATGGCCAGCCATACCCTGTTCAAGGGGCATCTCGCCGCGCAGTCGGTGGGTCCGGTGGACGAACACCTGCCCGATCTCGCCAATCCCGCGCAACGGGCGATGCAGTTCAACCGTTCCACGCCGGGCCTCGGCACTTCGCTGGTCGGCATGAGCACGCCGGATCATCTGGCCGACCTGCTGGCCACCGCCCAGGTGCCGCCGATGCCGCGCAAGGACTACCTGGCGATGTACCAGAAGGCCTGA
- a CDS encoding lipoate--protein ligase family protein has translation MLRLNYHDAGWLTPYALHACYAGLAASLSADDPLWLVIARADRGHIALGASQYADAELDLGYCRMRGIPVVQRALGGGTVWVDRDQLCVFFLWPRHAAPRTHADLFDECLALLAAAFAQIGLQTMRIGGQDLWCGGRKLLGSGAATIGHTMVFGASLLERFAADSFAACVHSPSQGFSEWLRDALAAGMTDLSSLGQAESTPALVDALRASCAARWDVDASSPDKLQRAAMFEAECELREPLELGGRRLVRGGIKINRETYLLEDAAAPWLRLLWQSGRLRRAACADPEADLLLQDCLDMPWDGSLLFDRAASHDLAESAVRTLAQRIDALCATLPSAA, from the coding sequence TTGCTTCGGCTCAATTACCACGATGCGGGCTGGCTGACGCCTTATGCCTTGCATGCCTGTTACGCGGGTCTGGCGGCGTCGCTGAGCGCCGATGATCCTCTCTGGCTAGTCATAGCGCGCGCTGATCGCGGCCATATCGCACTCGGTGCCAGCCAGTATGCCGACGCCGAACTGGACCTGGGCTACTGCCGCATGCGGGGTATCCCGGTCGTTCAGCGTGCTCTGGGCGGCGGTACGGTCTGGGTGGATCGTGACCAGTTGTGTGTGTTTTTCCTCTGGCCGCGGCATGCTGCGCCACGCACCCATGCGGATCTGTTCGACGAATGCCTGGCGTTGCTGGCCGCGGCATTCGCGCAGATAGGTCTACAGACGATGCGCATAGGTGGGCAGGATCTCTGGTGTGGCGGACGCAAGTTGTTGGGTAGCGGCGCTGCAACGATCGGCCACACGATGGTGTTCGGTGCGAGCCTCTTGGAACGTTTCGCAGCCGACAGCTTTGCCGCCTGCGTGCATAGCCCGAGCCAGGGCTTCAGCGAGTGGCTGCGCGATGCATTGGCCGCCGGCATGACCGATCTGTCCTCCCTGGGGCAGGCCGAGAGTACTCCTGCCCTGGTCGATGCGTTGCGTGCAAGCTGTGCGGCACGCTGGGATGTCGATGCGTCTTCACCCGACAAACTACAGCGTGCAGCGATGTTCGAAGCGGAATGCGAATTGCGCGAGCCGCTGGAATTGGGCGGTCGGCGTCTGGTGCGTGGTGGCATCAAGATCAACCGCGAGACCTATCTGCTGGAAGATGCCGCTGCGCCTTGGCTGCGCCTGCTGTGGCAGTCAGGGCGTCTGCGTCGTGCCGCCTGCGCCGATCCCGAGGCTGACCTGCTGCTGCAGGATTGCCTGGATATGCCATGGGATGGCAGTCTGCTGTTCGACCGCGCGGCGTCGCACGATCTGGCTGAGTCCGCCGTGCGGACGCTTGCGCAGCGTATCGATGCCCTGTGTGCGACGTTGCCGAGTGCGGCATAA
- a CDS encoding OmpP1/FadL family transporter has product MKLNLKHSLIASSIAAALGFAGAAHATNGYNLIGIGAYQMGMAGAVVSDPGSAMTAISNPAGMTEVRPQTDFSMEAFLPKRDVNFTATGGQKISSDSNMYGVPALGWSAPTSSGSNVYFGGGMYGTSGMGVDYPYTANGVMPQSQVPPGQDASFNGFSNIALWQMAPALAWKVNDQLSLGVALDIGYMSASFLQSYGFAAAPSPAGGTAYGPYSINMTRSASAFGLGATVGLLYKINPMWTVGAEYTSSQTYKLNYNLAPGDITVPGGASPFAPAGYAFPGGKYTLTMKTPQTASLGVTMNPTSTLAVSAQVKWIDWKDVMNNLSITGPMDFTGFTPKWKSQTVVAVAANYYVTPKFQVRAGYNYAKSPIDSNAVAYNLILPAVVETHYTAGFTYDLNKRWTIGGAYMIAPQKSYTAPMTASMTDPSKGQKVSLSEQAVSFNIGYKF; this is encoded by the coding sequence ATGAAACTCAATTTGAAGCATTCTTTGATTGCCAGTTCGATTGCTGCCGCGCTGGGATTTGCCGGCGCCGCACATGCTACCAATGGTTACAATTTGATCGGTATTGGCGCTTATCAGATGGGTATGGCCGGAGCCGTCGTATCCGATCCGGGTTCTGCCATGACTGCAATTTCCAACCCGGCCGGCATGACGGAAGTTCGTCCGCAGACCGATTTCAGCATGGAAGCCTTCCTGCCCAAGCGTGACGTGAACTTCACCGCGACCGGCGGGCAGAAAATTTCCAGCGACAGCAACATGTACGGCGTGCCTGCACTGGGCTGGTCCGCCCCGACCTCCAGCGGTTCCAATGTCTATTTCGGTGGCGGCATGTACGGCACCTCCGGCATGGGCGTTGACTATCCCTACACGGCCAATGGCGTGATGCCTCAGAGTCAGGTACCGCCCGGGCAAGATGCGTCATTTAATGGTTTCAGCAATATTGCGTTGTGGCAGATGGCTCCGGCGCTGGCCTGGAAGGTCAACGATCAGTTGAGCCTGGGTGTGGCGCTCGATATCGGCTACATGTCGGCCTCGTTCCTGCAGTCCTATGGTTTTGCGGCCGCACCTTCTCCTGCTGGTGGAACGGCCTACGGCCCGTACAGCATCAACATGACCCGATCGGCCAGTGCCTTCGGCCTAGGTGCAACTGTTGGCCTACTGTACAAGATCAATCCGATGTGGACGGTGGGTGCTGAATATACGAGCTCCCAGACTTACAAGCTCAATTACAACTTGGCTCCCGGAGATATCACAGTACCTGGTGGTGCCAGCCCGTTCGCACCTGCCGGTTACGCGTTCCCTGGCGGCAAATACACGCTGACGATGAAGACGCCGCAGACAGCCTCCCTCGGTGTCACGATGAACCCCACGAGTACGTTGGCGGTGAGCGCGCAGGTGAAATGGATCGACTGGAAGGATGTGATGAACAATCTAAGCATCACCGGTCCGATGGATTTCACAGGCTTCACACCGAAATGGAAGAGTCAAACGGTAGTGGCTGTGGCTGCTAATTATTACGTCACCCCGAAATTCCAGGTGCGTGCAGGTTACAACTACGCCAAATCGCCGATCGACAGCAACGCGGTAGCCTACAACCTCATTCTGCCAGCGGTCGTAGAAACCCATTACACGGCGGGTTTCACCTATGATCTGAACAAGCGCTGGACGATTGGCGGTGCATACATGATTGCGCCGCAGAAATCCTATACCGCACCGATGACTGCCAGCATGACCGATCCGAGCAAGGGTCAGAAAGTTTCCCTTTCCGAGCAGGCGGTATCGTTCAATATCGGCTACAAGTTCTGA